The Helicobacter sp. MIT 05-5293 nucleotide sequence GATTCTGTATGGTGTAAGAGATAAAAATGCGTGAGATTAGGGGCTTTAAGCCTCACAAAGAGGCTTAAGGTGAAAGGATTAGATATTATCGATTTTGGCGATGAGTGCGTTAAAAGTCGCACTTGGGCGCATAATGGATTCTGCTTTTGCATCGTCCATTTTATAATATCCCCCTAAATCAACTGCATTGCCTTGAGTGTCATTAAATTCAGAGCGGATTTTTGACTCATTAGATTCTAATTCTTGTGCGATAGGTTTAAAGAATCCTGCAATTTGTGTATCTGTGTTTTGTTTTGCCAAAGCTGAAGCAAAATACATTGCAAGATAGAAATGGCTAGTGCGGTTATCATCTTCTTTGACTTTGCGTGAAGGAGCTTTGTTGTTATTAAGCCATTCACCAATCGCAGAATCAAGCGCATCAGCCAATACTTTTGCTTTTGTGTTGTTGTTTCTTTGTGCATAGAATTCAAGGCTTGCTTGTAAAGCCAAAAACTCGCCCAAACTATCCCAACGCAAGTGATTTTCGCTGACAAGCTGCTCGACTTGTTTTGGTGCGCTTCCTCCCGCGCCTGTTTCAAACATTGCTCCACCATTAAGCATTGGCACGACAGATAGCATTTTCGCACTTGTGCCAAGCTCTAAAATGGGGAATAGGTCTGTCAAATAATCACGCAATACATTTCCGGTGATAGAAATCACATCTTTGCCCGCACGAATAAGCTCTAAGGATTTCAAGCACGCTTCTTTAGGAGCGAGAATCTCAATGCTTTTACCTTTTTCTTTAAGTCGCGCATTGATTAAATCAATCATAATTTTATTGCTTGCTCTTTTGCTATCAAGCCAAAAAATTGCTTTGCTACCCGTCAAGTCTGCTCGTTCGATTCCTAAATCAATCCAATTTAATACTGCATCGTATTTTGCTTGATTAGCACGATAAATATCGCCTTTGGAAACTTTATGTTCTAAAAGTATTTTGTTATCACTATCGATGATTTTGAAAGTCCCTTTGCTTGGCGCGATAAAAGTTTTATCATGTGAGCCATATTCTTGTGCTTTTTTTGCCATTAAGCCGACATTTGCAACACTTCCAAGTTTGCTGGGTTCAAGTGTGCCATTTTTATGTAAATCTTCAATCACAGCTTCATAGATAGTCGCATAAGTCTTATCAGGAATCACTGCATTTGTATCGCATTCTTTGCCGTCCTTGTCCCATAATTTTGCGCCATTTTTAAGCATTGCAGGCATTGAAGCATCGACAATCACATCACTTGGCACATGTAAGTTTGTGATACCTTTATCGGAATTAACCATTGAAATTTTCGCTCCTTGCGAAAGGATTGTTTGATAAAGGCTAAGAATCTCATTCTTTTTAGGTGAAGATTCTATCTTACTCAAAAGCTCGGAAACGCCGTTATTTGGATTCACGCCAAGTTGATTTAATTCTTCGCCATATTTTTCAAAAATCTCTTTAAAAAACGCCTTGACTGCATAGCCAAAAAGCACAGGATCACTGACTTTCATCATTGTTGCCTTGAGGTGTAATGAGAAAAGAATATCTTGCTTTTTGCACAATGCGATTTGTTCTTCATAAAATGCACTAAGCTTTGCTACATCCATAAATGTCGCGTCTAAAATTTCATTTTGTTCGAGCTTTAAGTTTTCTTTGAGTGTGGTTGTCTTGCCATTTTCATCGGTAAATTCGATTTTGGCAGTGGTGGGTGAAGGGATCAAAACTGCTTTTTCGTTTTCAAAAAAGTCTCCTTCATTCATATAAGAGACGATAGTCTTAGAATCTGCGCTAAAGGGAACGACTCTGTAAGGATTCTTTTTTGCATATTCCTTGACAGCCTTTGTGGAGCGTCTGTCCGAATTGCCTTGTCGCAATACGGGATTCACAGCTGAACCTAACACCTTTTGGTATTTTTCTTTGATTGCTTTTTCTTGGTCATTTTGTGGTTCATCAGGGAAGTCAGGCACATTATAACCTTTTGCTTGCAATTCTTTGATAGTCGCTTTAAGCTGTGGGATAGATGCCGAAATGTTAGGCGTTTTAATCAAATTTGCTTCGGCTTTTTTGACAAGATCACCTAAAAGGCTTAAAGCATCTTCTACACGTTGTTCAGGCTTTAAAGATTCTGGGAATTGCGCTAGGACTCGCGCGGAGAGCGAAATATCTGAAGTTTCTACTTTGATTTGAGCATGTTTAAGGAATGCACGCGCAATGGGTAGAAAGGAGTAAGTCGCAAGAGCAGGGGATTCATCGGTTAAGGTATAAGTGATATTCATAAGTGTCCTTTGTAGTAAGATTTGCCAACTTAAAAGCA carries:
- a CDS encoding NADP-dependent isocitrate dehydrogenase, with the protein product MNITYTLTDESPALATYSFLPIARAFLKHAQIKVETSDISLSARVLAQFPESLKPEQRVEDALSLLGDLVKKAEANLIKTPNISASIPQLKATIKELQAKGYNVPDFPDEPQNDQEKAIKEKYQKVLGSAVNPVLRQGNSDRRSTKAVKEYAKKNPYRVVPFSADSKTIVSYMNEGDFFENEKAVLIPSPTTAKIEFTDENGKTTTLKENLKLEQNEILDATFMDVAKLSAFYEEQIALCKKQDILFSLHLKATMMKVSDPVLFGYAVKAFFKEIFEKYGEELNQLGVNPNNGVSELLSKIESSPKKNEILSLYQTILSQGAKISMVNSDKGITNLHVPSDVIVDASMPAMLKNGAKLWDKDGKECDTNAVIPDKTYATIYEAVIEDLHKNGTLEPSKLGSVANVGLMAKKAQEYGSHDKTFIAPSKGTFKIIDSDNKILLEHKVSKGDIYRANQAKYDAVLNWIDLGIERADLTGSKAIFWLDSKRASNKIMIDLINARLKEKGKSIEILAPKEACLKSLELIRAGKDVISITGNVLRDYLTDLFPILELGTSAKMLSVVPMLNGGAMFETGAGGSAPKQVEQLVSENHLRWDSLGEFLALQASLEFYAQRNNNTKAKVLADALDSAIGEWLNNNKAPSRKVKEDDNRTSHFYLAMYFASALAKQNTDTQIAGFFKPIAQELESNESKIRSEFNDTQGNAVDLGGYYKMDDAKAESIMRPSATFNALIAKIDNI